The Flammeovirga agarivorans genomic interval CCTGAAGAAAATGAAATCGTAAAATTTGACACAATTATATCCGCTCAAAATCTTAAAATATCGATTCAAAGTACAGCTCTTGACTCATACGTAACAAATGAATATGAAAGCGAAGGGATAAAGTATATTGATAAGTATAGAGATAGCAAAAAACATTTAAGAATATTATACGGAAACCAAGTAATCTTGGACACTATGTTCGTTAAAGAATCCTTTGCAGATTATGCAGGAAAAGAATTCCTTGATATTGCGAATTTGCACGGATATTGGTTCAATAAAATTGATGAAAACGTACTTGAATTTTTCGGAGCAATTAACAAACCCGAAACGGATTGGTCATATACATTTTATCATTTTTTTGACTTATCAACTCAAGAGTTAAGAATCGAAGAACTTATTGAAGAAGAAATATAAAAAAGGCAGCACACAACAACAGCTAATCTCCATCCACCGGGTGACGCACCCGCTGGTCGTAGTTTAGCCATTACGTTACCGTTTATTATAGCTTCCGAATTACATAAAGTGCTAAATTCTACTCAATTTAATAAGTTAAAGAAGTTATGGGAATTGAAAAATACGGATTTTCTCAGAATTGGGTAAAAATAGGTTTAATTGATCTTAATGAATTTCCTGAACAAGAGAAAAAATTCTTATCAAATTCAGATAATTCATATGAACATTTTAGGTATGAACTACTTGAGAGTTATCTGTATAATAAAAGTTCATTTTCAGATAACGAAATCCATATCTTATTAGATCTGTTACAATTTGAACAAGATATCACAATGTCTCAAACATTTACTTTTCAACTTTATAAATCCACAAAGGTTACTCTTGTCCAAAAAGAACTAATTGGAACGCAGCTTTCCAAGTTAAGCGAATGGGGTAATAAAATAGTAGAACGAGAAAAGATTACTTCATCACTAAAAAATATGACTGAAGTTAATCAAGAATTCTTTTCAAAAAGTGTGGAATTTTATATAAAATATAAAGACAAAGTAGTAATTGAATTTCTAATAAAATATTGTAATGATCAAGATCAACTTAAAGAATTATTGAAACTAGGTTTATCAAAAAAACTTAGAAACCAATTAGAGCTTATTCTTAATT includes:
- a CDS encoding DUF4738 domain-containing protein translates to MKSQFLILIMSIIFFGCSEQKREKVTVKNKHESVTTSKKQIETLTISERQNLTDNNVIERFFPEENEIVKFDTIISAQNLKISIQSTALDSYVTNEYESEGIKYIDKYRDSKKHLRILYGNQVILDTMFVKESFADYAGKEFLDIANLHGYWFNKIDENVLEFFGAINKPETDWSYTFYHFFDLSTQELRIEELIEEEI